Below is a window of Rattus norvegicus strain BN/NHsdMcwi chromosome 5, GRCr8, whole genome shotgun sequence DNA.
AAGCATGATACCAGAAACAGCACCCTCACCCTAATTTAGCTCAGGGGTTATATCTCTATCATTAAGTCAAAATGATCTGAGGAACAACTTCATAGGATCAGAAGCCCTTAAGGGGGTCATCAGACTAACCGACCATTTTCctaccccaacccccaaaacaagtTCTCACTGAGAAGTCCAGGCTAGCTTCCAACTCTCTTCAAGcttcctctctcagtctctcaggGGCTGGGATTGTATAGTTGTCACCACATTCAGCACAGGCTGGTgggtttgtatgttttgttttgttagagaTGGTGTCTTATGTTACCCATGCTGGCCTTTAATtacatgtagctgaggatgtccTTGAATTCTTGATTCTCCTACCTCTATTTCCTCACTGCTGGGAATAAGGTATGAACCACCATCTTCCAAGCAAGGGGGCTTTGAGGATACAAGATCTATCTTCTCTTTTCACCAAAGACAGGGGTGCGGAACAGGTAGCAGGCAGACACATTGGTTATAACACAAAAGTTTATTTTCGGTGCACACGGTCTCACTGGCCTGGCTGGCTCTTCTCTTTATGGTGCTTGGGCCCACACAGGCCTCATCCAGCTCTGGCTGAAGCAGAGGTCAGGGATACTCATCTTTAGGCCAAAGTCTGGCTACGCCTTTCTGTACTTCCGCTCTCGTCCAGAATCCTGACTCCTCTGGACTTGAGGCTCCCAGGCATAAGCCCTGCAGATGctgccacctttccagccccatgGCCTCTGCTGCCCGGGTGGAAGGGAGAGGGATGGGCTCCAGTTTGGGATGCAGCAGCTGGCCCTGTGTGTGCAGGCCTTCAGTTCCCATACTGCCGTCTCAGTGGCTGGACTTGTGTTTGATACCTATGTTTGTGGTAGAATCATACACCTGCAAACCAAGAGATCTTTTTGTCATTCTGCTTCCTTAATGGGACAgcctgctccctcctcctcttcctcctctcctcctcccccccttttcttccttcctcctcccctcctccctcctcttcctcttcttcttcctcctgttcctcttcttcctcttcctcttcttccccctcctcttcccccttctcttcctcctcttcctcctcctcctcttcttcctcctgttcctcctgttcctcctcttcctcttcctcttctccccctcctccccctcctcttcttcctcctcctcttcctcctcttccttttcttcttcctcctcctccccctcctcctgcctcagcagctgCTCCATCCGGGTAACTCTAGCATGCTTAGTACCCACTCTAAACTGGAGAGCTCAGGTATCCCCAAGACTGTTTCCCTGCAGTCCCATGAGCTaggaggcagacacacacacacacacacacacacacacacaagcacacagacagacagacagacacacacacacacatagaaacatatagacactcagagacaaacacataaacacatagatatacatacacacaaactcacagagacacacagacacacacagaaggcCCTTTGCCCAAGGTGGAGCTAAACATCTGTTTGTAAGGAAGAGCCGAGCTGGCAGAAGCACTCAAGAATAGATTTGTAGGTGCCGAGGGTGGGGAACAACACGGATTGGCTCCCTAGGCCtgatgggaggagacaggacCTCTCTGAGAAGGAAATGATAAGACTTGGCCAGATTGGGTGGTGCCAGCTAAGATGGGTGGGGATTTTAGTGGGTCtacaggaaaaggaaggaaacctTCGCTATGCGCCTGTAGGCTATTGGTAcccgtggggtgtgtgtgtttgggggtggggggcagggatgTCGATTAGGTAGAGAAAGGAACTCGCACCTTTTCCCTGTCGACTAGTGCAGTGATCAAGTCTTGCTTGTTAGCCATCTCCCGAATGTCTGCAGAGGACTCGCTTGGGAATGTCATGCTTTTGGAGGTACGCTTGTGCATGATCACGTTTTCCTGCTCTTGGTTGTAACGGATGGAGCGCACCTCCTCCATGATCCTGGGGGAGGAAGAGACAATGTGTTTGCTGGCGTTGTTGAAGCCTTTCCATCTCCTCCCTGGTGTGCAccttcttttcccctccctgcTAACTACTTCTCCTGGCCTTTGAAACAGCCTTCAGGGAGACCCAGGCTGTGTGGACTCCTCCCAGCAGACAAGAATGACCCAAGGGTCAGGATGCCAGCTCCTGAGCTGAGAAGCATGAACCCTGGGCAAAtgagctggaggccaggcctAGCTCAGACTCCTCAGAACCCTCCCTACGTGTTGAGCTCGTCTCGGATCTCTTTGTATTCCAGCAAGTTCTCCTGTATTGCTTCAAGAACCAAGCAGAAGTTATCACAGGTCTTTTCCGAGAGGTTACGCAGGGGGCCCCCAACCAGTGGTTCCTGAGGGACTGCGGAAGTCTCCTTGCGGGCCTCTGTACAATGGACCAGTGGTAGCTCATCGGTCCagtcctcttcctctgcatctttCTGGGGAcagtggatggagggagagagacagttCAGGGTCGTGGGGCTTCAGGGAGGATGCATCTCTTAGGACATTCCCCTTTAATTTCATTAGGTATCAGAACATTTTAATCTGTGCATActaaggatggaacccagggcctccagcAAGCCAGGCAAGCCATCTAACACTGGGCCCAGTTCTTAGCTCCAGTCATACTTAGCCTAGCTTGTTGCGGTAACTCAAATTCAGGCACATAAGCCCCTCTTTTACCTCTGGAAATTCTTACTCCAGAAAACCTCTAAAGTTCTATCTACTCTGAAGTGATGGTGGCCGTGGCCCTCTAACCTTTCCAAGGTCCACGTCCACTCCACCTTACAgaaattctggggctggagaggtggctcagtggttaagagcactgactgctcttccagaggtcctgagttcaattcccagcaaccacatggtggctcacaaccatctgtaatgggatctgatgccctcttctggtgtctgaagacagcgacagtgtactcatgtatataataaataaatcttgaaagaaagaaagaaagaaagaaggaaagaaagaaagaaagaaagaaaggaaggaagaaattctgCCAAGTGAATACTGGGTAGTTAACATTTAACaagttctctcctctctctctctctctctctctctctctctctctctctctgtctctctgtctctctgtctctccctcccccccccctctttttcaagacaaagtttctctgtagccctggctagaactcactctattagaccaagctgacctcaaattaAGAGATCcacctgggggctggggatttagctcagtggtagagcgcttacctaggaagcgcaaggccctgggtttggtccccagctccgaaaaaaagaaccaaaaaaaaaaaaaaaagagatccacctgcctctgcaggagtcaaaggtgtgcaccaccacgcccagcaaGTATTTACTTTTATTGAATGTGTAGGAATGACTtgcctgtgtatatgtaagtAAAGGTATCATGTACATGTAaggcctgtggagaccagagaaagtgagggatctcctggaactagaattaccaATAATTGAGAGTAGCCATGTGAGTGGGacccgaacccaggacctcagcaagaacagcaagtgctcttaaggacagagccacctctccagaggcTTTCCAACACACTTGTTGGGTTCTTACTTCTGAGCTGTCATTAGATCCTTTGAGATTCTCCTGAGAGTTCTGGCAAGCGAGTATCATTACCATTCCCGTCATAGAGAGAGGAACTTCAGATGCAGATGCAGTTCGGTAAATGCCCCAGTGCCACCCCAGGCTCAGCTTCAATTGTGGCATATCTAGGAATGCACTCCCTCAGGCACAGAGTGGACATTACAAATGTGGGGTCTTAACTCCAGGCCTTGGATTTGGCTTTCTCCATGCACTCTAGTGTGCAAAACCACAGGTGCTCAGGTCATCCATGCACATGTTCTGCTCCTTTCTCCCCATCCCACagtcatggctgtcctggaattccctttggagaccaagctggcctcgaactcacagcaaCCCAAGTGCCTAGAGCTCCCGAGCGCTGGGACTAAAGCCGTGCGCAAGCACACCCAGCTCACCTCATTGAAAGTTATGGGCTGCAGATGCCCTTCCTCCTCGCCCGTCTTCATCATTTGTTCCAGATTTGTGGTCACGACGACGACAAACAAGTTGAGGCCAATGAAGGCACCGAGGGTGATAAAGATAGCAAAGTAGATGGCGCCCCCGACCTCCATTGCGTACTCTCTTTCCTCCACCCTGAAAATGGTGGTCAGGGGCTCCATTATTTCCCTGGCCCTTTATGCTTCAGtgatttagggctggagagatggctcagcggttaagagcactgactgctcttccagaggtcctgagttcaaaccccaacaaccacatggtggctcacaaccatctgtaatgggatctgatacacTCTTCTCTGTAAATGCAGAGAGAGTGCTCTCCTGCTGGTCACAGCAGCTCTTCCCTGAGACATGCTCTGCTGACTGACAGCAGGGCCAGCTCCCAGAAGTCAGCACCCTTTTCTATGTCCAGTACAAGTCCCAGCCATACTTAACATCTACTGGAAATGGCAGCACTCTATGCTGAGCTGCACTACAGAAGTCTACAGAAGTCTACAGATCTTTCTAGACTGATCCTCATGCCATCCTATGAGGTAGTCcatactgtattttttttaagatttatttatttattctatatgagtacacagttgctgtcttcagacagaagagagcatcagatcccattacaagtggttgtgagccaccatgtggttgctgggaattgaactcaggacctctggaagagccgttggtgcttttttttttttttttttttggttcttttttcccccggagctggggacagaacccagggccttgcgcttcctaggcaagcactctaccactgagctaaatccccaaccccgccgttggtgctcttaaccgctgagtcatctctccagcccgtcaaTACTGCATTGCAGTCTCTAATTATGAGTGATTAAATAGAGGATCAGAGAAGTAATAAAGCCCAGCTCTCAGGAAATAGAGATAGGAGAGCAGAAGTTCAAAGCTAGTCTGGACACCTGAGtttctgtctccaaaacaaaacaaaaaaaaactagaaaaatgaaacatgGTTGGTGGAGTGTTTGCCTAGTAAGCATGAAGCCTCTACACGGCCTAAGCTAGTGGGGTCACATGACCATAAgcttagcacttgggaagtgagcGGAGGAAGAGCTAGAGTGATGGACTATCCTGGACTATGCTAGACTGCATTTAAAGACAAAACAGATAAAATGAATCCCTCCAACTTTTAAAAGCTAGAAGTCGGAGCAGCAGCTCTGTAGTAGAAGGCTTCCGGAGCATGCTTACGGGCCCAGACCcacaacataaataaatacacacataaaaaaactGGTCTTGGTGACCCACATCTGTAACCTCAGCATttaagagacagaagcaggaagatggctGCCAGTTTGAGGCCAACAGTAGAATCATTTGTCTAACGTCACAGGGCCATTGCAAGGGGAGAGACTCAAAAGCCCAGTGCCACCCCACTGTGCAGTCCACGTggacctggctggcctcgaacagAGGTtgcactgcctctgccttccctgtgCCACCCAGCAATCATGCTCTGGGCCTCAGTGCCccaccttttgttgttgttggtggtggtttggtgata
It encodes the following:
- the Catsper4 gene encoding cation channel sperm-associated protein 4 isoform X3 — its product is MGFFIKQLNETFITYPLRALRLVHVCMAVEPLARIIRVILQSMPDLANVMALILFFMLVFSVFGVTLFGAFVPKHFQNMGVALYTLFICITQDGWLDIYMDFQVEEREYAMEVGGAIYFAIFITLGAFIGLNLFVVVVTTNLEQMMKTGEEEGHLQPITFNEKDAEEEDWTDELPLVHCTEARKETSAVPQEPLVGGPLRNLSEKTCDNFCLVLEAIQENLLEYKEIRDELNTIMEEVRSIRYNQEQENVIMHKRTSKSMTFPSESSADIREMANKQDLITALVDREKVYDSTTNIGIKHKSSH